A single window of Entomoplasma ellychniae DNA harbors:
- a CDS encoding ATP-dependent helicase — translation MIENLLDELNEKQKLAVTTINNPLRIIAGAGSGKTKVITSKIAYLILEKQVAPWKILAVTFTNKAANEMKERVKKLIPDMNYAPQISTFHAWCSRVLREENENIDLPKNFLIIDQYDQILIIKSIIKEFFSENINLRKNMERKIIYRIANWKNDLLEPYEAMDECYSTTERAIAEIYGKYQEHLKEMKSIDFNDLQILTYKLFNNHPVILQKWKDRYDYVMVDEFQDTNDLQFDLIKFITQNKNNLTVVGDPDQTIYSWRGAKVDIILNFNKTFPNGVSITLDQNYRSTQNILDLSNDFINNNKNREAKEIFTKNGNGELPVLKECTSKQNEAEFVAQKIKQLIKDEGYNFQDFYILYRMNAWSQEFEKELYNNRIPFQLIGGMRFRDRKVIKDANAFLRAISTGDTASIERVLKSIPKIGDVTIEKVKSLAESMGISLNDLILKEDVALLENISKHLPIIKSTLIKGIEIFKQENSIRASLQYMLVEIGYIKKLKDTNKNEDIDYIDALYDQLENFDKIYDPKDYENTDKIVSYLQEESLLNSEIDELEVNKVTLLTVHSAKGLENKVVFIVGLNQDIFPGRLSSNSQKEIEEERRALYVALTRAKERLFITYVKGDFSFISQSELLPSKFVRELDEDMYTFEGKFQNKLNPFIKSKNYNSSNLNDSVASKFSKGDIIEHMIFGDGVVIEENQGKMKVAFSSDFGIMPISASDAAITKK, via the coding sequence ATGATAGAAAATTTATTAGATGAGCTAAATGAAAAACAAAAGCTTGCAGTTACTACAATTAATAACCCTTTAAGAATAATTGCTGGTGCAGGTAGTGGTAAAACAAAAGTTATAACAAGTAAAATTGCTTATTTAATTTTGGAAAAACAAGTAGCCCCATGAAAAATATTGGCTGTAACCTTTACCAACAAAGCTGCCAATGAAATGAAAGAACGTGTTAAAAAATTAATTCCAGATATGAATTATGCACCGCAAATATCAACTTTTCACGCTTGATGTTCAAGAGTTTTAAGAGAAGAAAATGAAAATATAGACTTACCAAAAAACTTTCTAATAATTGATCAATATGATCAAATTTTAATTATTAAGAGCATAATCAAAGAATTTTTTTCAGAAAACATTAATTTAAGAAAAAATATGGAAAGAAAAATCATTTACAGAATAGCTAATTGAAAAAATGATTTACTTGAACCATACGAAGCTATGGATGAGTGCTACAGCACAACTGAAAGAGCAATAGCTGAAATATATGGTAAATATCAAGAACATTTAAAAGAAATGAAGTCAATTGATTTTAATGATTTACAAATATTAACATACAAATTATTTAATAATCATCCTGTAATTTTGCAAAAATGAAAAGATAGATATGACTATGTTATGGTTGATGAATTTCAAGACACTAACGATTTACAATTTGATTTAATCAAGTTTATTACTCAAAACAAAAATAATTTAACCGTTGTTGGTGACCCTGATCAAACGATTTATTCTTGGCGTGGAGCTAAAGTTGACATCATTTTAAACTTTAATAAAACTTTTCCAAATGGTGTAAGTATTACATTAGATCAAAACTATAGATCTACACAAAATATATTAGACCTTTCTAATGATTTTATTAATAATAATAAAAATCGTGAAGCAAAAGAAATATTTACAAAAAATGGGAATGGTGAGTTGCCTGTTTTAAAAGAGTGCACCTCTAAACAAAATGAAGCTGAATTTGTTGCTCAAAAAATTAAACAACTAATAAAAGATGAAGGTTATAATTTTCAAGATTTTTATATTCTCTATAGAATGAATGCTTGATCTCAAGAGTTTGAAAAAGAACTTTATAATAATAGAATTCCTTTTCAATTAATTGGTGGTATGAGATTTAGAGATAGAAAAGTTATTAAAGATGCCAACGCATTTTTAAGAGCAATATCAACAGGAGATACAGCATCAATTGAAAGAGTGTTAAAAAGTATTCCTAAAATTGGGGATGTAACTATTGAGAAAGTTAAATCTTTAGCAGAATCAATGGGTATTAGTTTGAATGATCTAATTTTAAAAGAAGATGTAGCATTGTTAGAAAACATTTCTAAACATTTACCAATAATAAAATCAACTTTAATTAAAGGAATTGAAATTTTTAAACAAGAAAACAGTATAAGAGCTAGTTTGCAATATATGTTAGTAGAAATTGGATATATTAAAAAATTAAAAGATACTAATAAAAATGAAGATATTGATTACATAGATGCATTGTATGATCAATTAGAAAACTTTGACAAAATTTATGATCCTAAAGATTATGAGAACACAGATAAAATAGTTTCATATTTACAAGAAGAGTCGTTGTTAAACTCAGAAATAGATGAGCTAGAAGTTAATAAAGTAACTTTATTAACAGTTCACTCTGCAAAAGGTTTAGAAAATAAAGTTGTTTTTATTGTAGGTTTAAATCAAGATATTTTCCCAGGTAGACTTTCTTCAAATTCTCAAAAAGAAATTGAAGAAGAAAGAAGAGCTTTATATGTTGCTCTAACAAGAGCAAAAGAAAGATTATTTATAACTTATGTTAAAGGTGATTTTTCATTTATTTCACAATCAGAATTATTGCCTTCAAAATTTGTAAGAGAGTTGGATGAAGACATGTATACTTTTGAAGGCAAGTTTCAAAATAAATTAAACCCTTTTATTAAAAGTAAAAATTATAATTCTAGCAATTTAAATGATAGTGTTGCAAGCAAATTTTCAAAAGGTGACATTATAGAACACATGATTTTTGGTGATGGTGTTGTTATAGAAGAAAATCAAGGAAAAATGAAAGTAGCTTTTTCTTCAGATTTTGGTATTATGCCCATTAGTGCAAGTGATGCTGCTATAACAAAAAAATAA
- a CDS encoding pseudouridine synthase gives MNKFKANQNDKNQTIFKFLKKKYKDTPLSVIYKWLRVGDIKINDKRVKLKSYLIQENDEITVYDNNKPTKRDTFIKLTNYNLNVIFEDQNILIVEKPFNLEVHSPVATSLDDIVKSYLIDKNEYNPSQENSFVISHVHRLDKLTAGLIIYSKNKTAHSLLTQAIQEKDMIEKYYRCKIDIPVTETLIADGWIEYNPVLKKSVYTENEEFGFKKCKSVFNVVSLDVINETTELEVQIFTGKKHQIRATLEYYQAPILNDTRYSGTIVNDRKMIYLYSCKLVFQNMINELEYLNGKIIEITPAW, from the coding sequence ATGAACAAATTTAAAGCGAATCAAAATGATAAAAATCAAACGATCTTTAAATTTTTAAAAAAGAAATACAAAGATACTCCATTATCAGTAATTTATAAATGATTAAGAGTTGGAGACATTAAGATTAATGATAAAAGAGTTAAGTTAAAAAGTTATTTGATTCAAGAAAATGATGAAATTACTGTATATGATAATAATAAGCCAACTAAAAGAGATACATTTATTAAGTTAACAAATTATAACCTAAATGTAATTTTTGAAGATCAAAACATTTTGATAGTAGAAAAACCATTTAATCTTGAAGTTCACTCACCAGTAGCTACTAGTTTAGATGATATTGTTAAAAGCTATTTAATTGATAAAAATGAATATAATCCAAGTCAAGAAAATTCTTTTGTAATTAGTCATGTACATAGATTGGATAAATTAACTGCTGGTTTGATTATCTATTCTAAAAACAAAACAGCGCATTCTTTGCTAACTCAAGCTATTCAAGAAAAAGATATGATTGAAAAATATTATAGATGTAAAATTGATATACCAGTGACAGAGACATTAATTGCTGATGGTTGAATTGAATACAATCCAGTTTTAAAAAAATCTGTTTACACTGAAAACGAAGAATTTGGATTTAAAAAATGTAAGTCTGTATTTAATGTGGTTAGTTTAGATGTTATTAATGAAACAACTGAATTAGAAGTGCAAATTTTTACAGGTAAAAAACATCAAATTAGGGCAACTTTAGAATATTATCAAGCTCCTATTTTGAATGACACAAGATATTCAGGAACAATTGTTAATGATAGAAAAATGATTTATTTGTATTCATGCAAATTAGTATTTCAAAATATGATAAATGAATTAGAATATCTAAATGGTAAGATTATAGAAATTACACCTGCTTGATAG
- a CDS encoding ribonuclease J, with product MENKNLTTTNKEETSIISKEEFVPFVFQQKKVSREYIKTDIPTKVFALGGLEEIGKNTYCIEYGDEIIIIDAGVKFPDDSLLGINAVIPDYSYLKENESKIKALFITHGHEDHIGGIHYLVKQVKIPVIYAPELAAALIRDRLKEHKLTNETIVKEYVADDVWNTKNIRVSYAALNHSIPDAFGILVETPNGNIFSTGDYKFDWSPLGHFVELSKLASMGDKGIELLMADSTNAEVEGYTVGERGIIENIDKLFLKAKGRIFITTFASNVHRIQQIVELANKYNKKVVILGRSIDRIIKIIRQMGHLKINDKMFVKPNDIDKYLLNEIMIISTGSQGEPMAALSRIANNRHQSISIIPGDTIIFSSSPIPGNRADVETLINRLTKIGANVIESSANNKIHTSGHASQEEQKLLFTLLRPHYFMPMHGEYRMLKKHVETAESVNLQKGHGFVLANGDQLELLQGKATQGKRIDADPIYVDGKDMTAHASNIIRERETLSKDGLIAVVVSIDSKTNKLLCPPRIISRGSFYVKESGNIIAESIYIVSEAINEVLESDRPTFGAMKKAIKQSLSPYIFRTKRRNPLIIPVIINKK from the coding sequence ATGGAAAATAAAAATTTAACAACAACAAATAAAGAAGAAACATCTATAATTTCAAAAGAAGAGTTTGTACCTTTTGTTTTTCAACAAAAAAAAGTATCTAGAGAATATATAAAAACTGATATACCTACAAAAGTTTTTGCACTTGGTGGATTAGAAGAGATTGGTAAAAATACTTATTGTATAGAATATGGGGATGAAATAATTATTATTGACGCTGGTGTTAAGTTTCCAGATGATTCTTTATTAGGTATAAATGCTGTTATTCCTGATTATTCTTATTTAAAAGAAAATGAAAGTAAAATTAAAGCACTTTTTATTACTCATGGTCACGAAGACCATATTGGTGGAATTCATTATTTAGTTAAGCAAGTTAAAATCCCTGTAATTTATGCTCCTGAACTGGCTGCTGCTTTAATTAGAGATAGATTAAAAGAACACAAACTAACAAACGAAACTATTGTAAAAGAATATGTTGCTGATGATGTTTGAAACACCAAAAATATTAGAGTTAGCTATGCTGCTTTAAACCATTCAATTCCTGATGCTTTTGGAATTTTAGTGGAAACACCAAATGGTAATATATTTTCAACTGGAGATTATAAATTTGATTGATCACCTCTTGGGCATTTTGTTGAATTATCAAAATTAGCTAGCATGGGTGACAAGGGTATTGAATTATTAATGGCAGATTCTACTAATGCAGAAGTAGAAGGTTATACAGTTGGAGAACGAGGAATAATTGAAAATATTGATAAATTATTTTTAAAAGCTAAAGGTAGAATTTTTATAACAACTTTTGCTTCCAATGTTCACAGAATTCAACAAATTGTTGAATTAGCTAATAAGTACAATAAAAAAGTTGTTATTTTGGGCAGATCAATTGATAGAATTATTAAAATTATTCGTCAAATGGGACATTTAAAAATTAATGATAAAATGTTTGTTAAACCAAATGATATTGACAAATATCTACTTAATGAAATTATGATTATTTCAACTGGGAGTCAAGGTGAACCAATGGCAGCGCTTTCGAGAATAGCAAATAACAGGCATCAATCTATTTCCATTATTCCTGGAGATACTATTATTTTTTCATCATCACCCATTCCTGGTAACAGAGCAGATGTTGAGACTTTGATCAACCGGTTAACCAAAATTGGTGCTAATGTAATTGAATCTTCTGCAAATAATAAAATACATACTTCAGGTCACGCTAGTCAAGAAGAACAAAAATTATTATTTACGCTATTAAGACCTCATTATTTTATGCCAATGCATGGAGAGTACAGAATGCTTAAAAAACACGTTGAAACTGCTGAATCAGTTAACCTTCAAAAAGGACACGGTTTTGTTCTAGCAAATGGTGATCAATTAGAATTACTTCAAGGTAAAGCAACTCAAGGTAAAAGAATTGATGCTGATCCAATATATGTTGATGGCAAAGATATGACTGCACATGCATCAAACATTATTCGTGAACGTGAAACTTTATCAAAAGATGGGTTAATTGCTGTAGTTGTTTCTATTGATTCAAAAACTAACAAGTTATTATGCCCACCAAGAATTATTTCTAGAGGCAGTTTTTATGTAAAAGAATCAGGTAATATAATTGCTGAATCTATTTACATTGTTAGTGAAGCAATAAATGAGGTTTTAGAATCTGATAGACCTACATTTGGTGCTATGAAAAAAGCTATTAAGCAATCTCTTTCACCTTACATTTTTAGAACTAAAAGAAGAAATCCTTTAATAATTCCAGTTATTATTAATAAGAAATAA
- a CDS encoding glycosyltransferase family 2 protein — MVVSFIISSQAKEERLFKTINTLKRQTNDSYELIIVIDEFNVEKESIDFIKDQFLDNDKISIILNSKGQGNGLNWNNGIKIVNGDYFCLLKEGDLIEHNFVEKIQEITSSQKEKLDIIEVQFEKKELIEAVTTPLLPTNTLYHPLKDSVIFAYVTQEIYGKIFRTKFIKDFRIQFKKSVRFDLLFLFMSLAHSKTFYLSDLVLFNHRTSPPKYSIFDMANQWPHILNYYRRIGIYKDYKEELVFAYHYNLCYLYLNLVKKIDNELTYNKSLKYVSDKINRKLKEFISTNIYLDSQLVPEFNERILNLHSFIKQEMSKK; from the coding sequence ATGGTAGTTTCATTCATTATTTCAAGTCAAGCTAAAGAAGAAAGATTGTTTAAAACAATTAACACTCTAAAAAGACAAACAAATGATTCATATGAATTAATAATAGTTATTGATGAATTCAATGTGGAAAAAGAATCGATTGATTTTATTAAAGATCAATTTTTAGATAATGATAAAATTTCAATCATTTTGAATTCAAAAGGACAAGGGAACGGTTTAAACTGAAATAATGGAATTAAAATAGTTAATGGTGATTATTTTTGTTTATTAAAAGAAGGTGATTTAATCGAACATAATTTTGTTGAAAAAATTCAAGAAATTACATCTTCTCAAAAAGAAAAACTTGATATTATTGAAGTTCAATTTGAAAAAAAAGAATTGATTGAAGCCGTAACCACTCCTTTACTGCCGACCAATACTCTATACCACCCATTAAAAGATAGTGTTATATTTGCATATGTAACTCAAGAAATATACGGAAAAATTTTTAGAACTAAGTTTATTAAAGACTTTAGAATCCAGTTTAAAAAATCAGTTCGTTTTGATTTATTATTTTTGTTTATGTCACTAGCACACAGTAAAACTTTTTATTTATCAGATTTAGTTTTGTTTAACCATAGAACTTCACCACCTAAGTATTCAATTTTTGATATGGCAAACCAGTGACCTCATATTTTAAACTACTATAGAAGAATTGGCATATACAAAGATTACAAAGAAGAATTAGTTTTTGCTTATCATTACAATTTATGTTATTTATATTTAAACTTAGTTAAAAAAATTGATAATGAGCTAACTTATAATAAATCACTTAAATATGTTTCAGACAAAATAAATAGAAAATTAAAAGAGTTTATTTCTACTAATATTTATCTTGATTCACAATTAGTTCCTGAGTTTAATGAAAGAATCTTAAACCTTCATTCATTTATTAAACAAGAAATGTCTAAGAAGTAA
- a CDS encoding HPr family phosphocarrier protein, producing the protein MTQFKAIIIDKVGVHARPSQMIIAEVSKYKSDGKIICRDKEGNLKSIMNVLSMQIKNNDEITVVFTGEDEQAAADGVKQVMINAGLIAG; encoded by the coding sequence ATGACACAATTTAAAGCAATTATAATTGATAAAGTGGGTGTTCACGCAAGACCATCACAAATGATAATAGCTGAAGTTTCAAAATACAAATCTGATGGAAAAATCATTTGTCGTGATAAAGAAGGTAATTTAAAATCAATAATGAATGTATTATCAATGCAAATTAAAAACAATGATGAAATTACTGTTGTATTTACTGGAGAAGATGAGCAAGCCGCTGCAGATGGTGTTAAACAAGTTATGATTAATGCTGGTTTAATTGCTGGTTAA
- the def gene encoding peptide deformylase has product MKKPNYLLQDELPSNSWLTKDTNKEIIRCVSKKIADPENLSNEEEMTVKRLIDFVVASQDENFNFEGKEDYLRPAVGLAGCQIGKNLDIFYVRFNLKEGKIEEYAMINSTIISSSTRITCLQEGEGCLSVDKDKSGIVPRSWKIVVEGYDWITKKYIQLTLRDYRSIVFQHEMDHNNGKLYYDKISKSDPEYTEEDWVIL; this is encoded by the coding sequence ATGAAAAAACCAAATTATTTATTACAAGACGAACTTCCTTCTAATTCTTGATTAACTAAAGACACAAATAAAGAAATTATTAGATGTGTAAGTAAAAAGATTGCAGATCCTGAAAACTTATCAAATGAAGAAGAAATGACTGTTAAAAGATTGATTGATTTTGTTGTTGCTTCTCAAGATGAAAATTTTAATTTCGAAGGTAAAGAAGATTATTTAAGACCAGCAGTTGGTTTAGCTGGATGTCAAATAGGAAAAAACTTAGATATTTTTTACGTTAGATTTAATCTAAAAGAAGGCAAAATAGAAGAATATGCAATGATTAATTCTACTATAATTAGCAGTTCAACAAGAATTACGTGCTTACAAGAAGGCGAAGGTTGTCTTTCTGTTGATAAAGATAAATCAGGAATTGTACCAAGATCTTGAAAAATTGTTGTAGAAGGCTATGATTGAATAACTAAAAAGTATATACAATTAACTTTGCGTGATTATAGGTCAATTGTTTTTCAACATGAAATGGATCATAATAATGGCAAATTATACTATGATAAAATAAGTAAAAGTGACCCTGAATATACAGAAGAAGATTGAGTCATATTGTAA
- the rpsB gene encoding 30S ribosomal protein S2 produces the protein MDKQITREQLSAAGVQYGHQTQRWNPKMAPYIYSSKSKNHIIDLEKTMIQLESAQKLLSRVGAKGDKVLFVGTRKSAKLAVKEAALRSGNFYVNQRWLGGTLTNLKTILIRIKALWKIEEEEKNGQLALRTKKEQILVLKEKAKLEKSLGGIKQMRQLPAVMVVIDPKSDEIAVKEAMKLKIPVIALCDTNVDPDAVSLAIPGNDDLSESVNVIVNALVDAYAEGAKLNMPESVLKTIMVKREKPDFLNGEKPPYKREFKPREQREFKPRTSETQKN, from the coding sequence ATGGATAAACAAATAACAAGAGAGCAGTTGTCTGCTGCTGGTGTACAATATGGTCACCAAACACAAAGATGAAATCCAAAAATGGCACCTTACATTTATTCATCAAAATCTAAAAATCATATTATTGATTTAGAAAAAACTATGATTCAGTTAGAATCAGCTCAAAAACTTTTAAGTAGAGTTGGTGCTAAAGGGGATAAAGTTTTATTTGTAGGTACTAGAAAATCTGCTAAATTAGCAGTTAAAGAAGCAGCTTTAAGATCTGGAAACTTTTATGTCAACCAAAGATGATTGGGTGGGACTTTAACAAACTTAAAAACAATTTTAATAAGAATTAAAGCTTTATGAAAAATTGAAGAAGAAGAAAAAAATGGGCAATTAGCTTTAAGAACTAAAAAAGAACAAATTTTAGTTTTAAAAGAAAAAGCTAAATTAGAAAAATCTTTAGGTGGAATTAAACAAATGCGTCAATTACCTGCTGTTATGGTGGTTATTGATCCTAAAAGTGATGAAATAGCTGTTAAAGAAGCTATGAAATTAAAAATACCTGTAATCGCACTATGTGATACAAATGTTGATCCAGATGCTGTAAGTTTAGCAATTCCTGGTAATGATGATTTATCAGAATCAGTAAACGTAATTGTTAATGCATTAGTTGATGCATATGCAGAAGGTGCAAAATTAAATATGCCTGAATCTGTTCTAAAAACAATTATGGTTAAACGTGAAAAACCAGATTTTTTAAATGGTGAAAAACCTCCATACAAAAGGGAATTTAAACCAAGAGAACAAAGAGAATTTAAACCAAGAACATCTGAAACACAAAAAAATTAA
- a CDS encoding ECF transporter S component: MKSKNSEFYNVKITKGIDGFNLKARIKNYFYLSTRQISLLSLLLAFEMVVVLISKFTLGFWIIGGAYTIELAFFPIIFIALIFNWFYTSIIAVISVWFRTLLGSEPIGLISLTIADLSFLIVFCCLFYTFKKMFNLLLSNNQILKYSFWIFISGVIASVVSSLISLVCNYLFIFNLYNMPPTQWILWLGVLITNIKYLLNIAVCCYLFKVLSKILKSFNISA, from the coding sequence ATGAAATCAAAAAATAGCGAATTTTATAATGTTAAAATTACCAAAGGTATTGATGGCTTTAATTTAAAAGCGCGAATAAAAAATTATTTTTATTTAAGCACAAGACAAATTTCTTTGTTGTCTTTGCTTTTAGCTTTTGAAATGGTTGTTGTGTTAATATCTAAATTTACTTTGGGTTTTTGAATAATTGGTGGAGCTTATACAATTGAGCTGGCTTTTTTTCCTATTATTTTTATAGCATTAATTTTTAATTGATTTTACACATCTATAATTGCGGTTATTTCGGTTTGATTTAGAACATTACTTGGGAGTGAGCCTATCGGTTTAATTTCTTTAACAATTGCAGACCTTTCTTTTTTAATTGTTTTTTGTTGCTTATTTTATACATTTAAAAAAATGTTTAATTTATTACTTAGTAATAATCAAATTTTAAAGTATAGTTTTTGGATATTTATTTCAGGTGTGATAGCTAGTGTTGTTTCAAGTTTAATATCATTGGTGTGTAACTACTTATTTATATTTAATTTATACAATATGCCACCTACTCAATGGATATTATGACTAGGAGTTTTAATTACAAATATAAAATATTTATTAAATATAGCTGTTTGCTGTTATTTATTTAAAGTCTTAAGTAAGATTTTAAAATCTTTTAACATATCGGCTTAA
- a CDS encoding RDD family protein: MNSQLSKNENKVSIIDKNLLNYEYINYELASLYKVFFARLLDLLISSSIFLILSLIMKQFSHQSVLLFLFTFFISVIINFAYFVFLPYFLKGKTFGKIIFGLKIVKNKKDSKLKFSNILFREIFLLLGEWMTYYLLLLIFLVMISKGRQTNNILYTRIGIIIFFINNLLLLVWVTALLINIKFQKNHQCNYDLKHKIFIVKKITNISTSEKKFEITLKETPGFLKKENLGDIFKENESISLSVDKNKLKSEKQKTKEKNKEIDTKE; encoded by the coding sequence ATGAATTCACAATTATCTAAAAACGAAAACAAAGTTTCAATAATTGATAAAAATTTATTAAACTATGAATATATTAATTATGAACTTGCTAGTTTATATAAAGTATTTTTTGCAAGGTTATTAGATTTATTAATTTCTTCATCAATATTTTTAATATTGAGTTTGATAATGAAACAGTTTTCTCACCAAAGTGTTTTACTTTTTTTATTTACTTTTTTTATCAGTGTTATTATTAATTTTGCATATTTTGTTTTTTTACCATATTTTTTAAAAGGTAAAACTTTTGGAAAAATTATTTTTGGTTTAAAAATAGTAAAGAATAAAAAAGATTCTAAGTTAAAATTTTCAAACATTTTATTTAGAGAAATATTTTTATTATTAGGTGAATGAATGACTTACTATTTATTGTTATTAATATTTTTAGTAATGATAAGTAAAGGAAGACAAACAAATAACATTCTATACACAAGAATTGGTATTATTATATTTTTTATCAATAATCTATTATTATTAGTATGAGTAACAGCGTTGTTGATAAACATAAAGTTTCAAAAAAATCATCAATGTAATTATGATTTAAAACATAAAATATTTATAGTTAAAAAAATAACAAACATTTCAACTTCAGAAAAAAAATTTGAGATAACTTTAAAAGAAACACCAGGTTTTTTAAAAAAAGAAAACTTAGGTGACATTTTTAAAGAAAATGAATCAATATCATTGTCTGTTGATAAAAATAAATTAAAAAGTGAAAAACAAAAAACAAAAGAGAAAAATAAAGAAATTGATACAAAGGAGTAG
- a CDS encoding CPBP family intramembrane glutamic endopeptidase produces the protein MKSIKNYFKNMDKTLKFESNIDSNLEFKFNIYRPKVEGVIFTTFVLIIPFFLLLLISLILKPNASNTDEKNNSIVALRSVLLVSSQILSATIGAYILYKRDNQLFLKTSIFGVFAFIILPFAIVIIIISIINLISNNEILTGFSSLIIQGVVEVGIAYLMLKKAINLKLRIKKTLQKNKKELLFLTFAIGWLMLIISMLSTLLITQKTSNQESLENLLHNSSKIVVVFYLILLFAFTVVIAPFVEEIVIRDGIFTACGNKWFGFVVSSLCFAMIHVFNDGDIQNIWIYLLPGIVLSATFIYTKGNVTYTWLIHALSNFISFILIVARLIS, from the coding sequence ATGAAGTCAATAAAAAATTATTTTAAAAATATGGATAAAACCTTAAAGTTTGAAAGCAATATTGATTCAAATTTAGAATTTAAATTCAACATCTATAGACCAAAAGTAGAAGGTGTTATTTTCACCACTTTTGTTTTAATTATTCCTTTTTTCTTGCTTTTATTAATCAGTCTTATCTTGAAACCAAACGCATCCAATACTGATGAAAAAAATAATTCTATTGTAGCTTTGAGAAGTGTTTTATTAGTTAGTTCACAAATATTAAGTGCTACTATTGGAGCTTACATACTTTACAAAAGAGATAATCAGTTGTTTTTAAAAACAAGTATATTTGGGGTGTTTGCTTTTATAATATTGCCTTTTGCTATAGTTATTATCATTATTTCGATTATAAACTTAATTAGTAATAATGAAATATTGACTGGATTTTCATCATTGATAATTCAAGGTGTTGTAGAAGTTGGGATTGCTTATTTAATGTTAAAAAAGGCCATCAATTTAAAACTTAGAATAAAAAAAACTTTACAAAAAAATAAAAAAGAGTTATTATTTTTAACTTTTGCCATTGGATGACTAATGTTGATAATTTCAATGCTTTCAACTTTGTTAATAACTCAAAAAACATCTAATCAAGAAAGTTTAGAAAATTTGTTGCATAATTCGTCTAAAATAGTTGTGGTATTTTATTTAATTTTATTGTTTGCTTTCACTGTTGTGATAGCACCATTTGTGGAAGAAATAGTTATCAGGGATGGAATCTTTACTGCTTGTGGTAATAAATGATTTGGTTTTGTTGTATCTTCGTTATGTTTTGCAATGATTCATGTTTTTAATGATGGAGATATACAAAATATTTGGATTTATCTTTTACCAGGAATTGTTTTATCAGCAACTTTTATTTACACAAAAGGCAATGTTACTTATACTTGACTAATTCATGCATTAAGCAATTTTATAAGTTTTATTTTAATAGTAGCGAGGCTAATATCATAA